A region from the Selenomonadales bacterium genome encodes:
- a CDS encoding tyrosine--tRNA ligase encodes MVNALDVLRERGFVRQATHDEPLRSLLSAGQATVYVGLDPTADSLHAGHAVSLMALAHLARAGHRPIVLLGGGTAMIGDPSGKTEMRNMLTLKQIAGNVAGIQSQVKRFFSTITSEAIVLDNGDWLRECNYIEFLRDVGVHFSVNRMLTAECYKGRMEKGLSFIEFNYMLLQAYDFLHLYRHYGCRLQIGGDDQWSNILAGADLIRRVEQVEAYGITWPLVTTASGSKMGKTEAGAVWLDPARTTPFDFYQYWRNTHDADVKKSLAMFTFLPLAEVDRLGVLTGRELNVAKEVLALEVTRLVHGEAAALEAEKAARALFSGGENAGGIPTVLLARSLLVPSLAVVDLLVLSGIMSSKGEVKRLIQGGGLYINEVRVDSPDQTVGLEDLRDGVIVVRRGKKQFTHIKIE; translated from the coding sequence GTGGTCAACGCGCTAGATGTGCTAAGAGAAAGAGGTTTTGTCAGACAAGCGACGCACGACGAGCCGCTGCGCAGTCTTTTGTCTGCCGGGCAGGCGACTGTCTATGTGGGGCTTGACCCGACGGCTGACAGCCTGCACGCCGGGCACGCAGTGTCGCTTATGGCGCTAGCACACCTAGCTCGCGCCGGTCACCGCCCTATCGTGCTGTTGGGCGGTGGCACCGCCATGATTGGCGACCCGAGCGGCAAGACGGAAATGCGCAACATGCTGACCCTAAAGCAAATTGCGGGAAATGTCGCCGGCATCCAGAGCCAGGTAAAGCGCTTCTTTAGTACAATAACTTCCGAAGCCATAGTCCTCGACAACGGCGATTGGCTGCGCGAGTGCAACTACATAGAGTTTCTGCGTGATGTCGGGGTGCATTTTTCCGTAAATCGCATGCTTACAGCTGAGTGTTATAAGGGCAGAATGGAGAAAGGCCTTAGTTTTATTGAGTTTAACTACATGTTGCTGCAGGCCTATGACTTCCTACACCTTTATAGGCACTACGGGTGTCGCCTACAAATCGGCGGGGACGACCAATGGTCAAATATCTTAGCGGGTGCCGACCTTATCCGCCGCGTAGAGCAAGTTGAGGCTTATGGCATTACGTGGCCGCTTGTGACTACCGCGAGCGGGAGCAAAATGGGTAAGACAGAAGCCGGTGCGGTATGGCTAGACCCCGCGCGCACCACGCCTTTCGATTTCTACCAGTACTGGCGCAACACCCACGATGCCGACGTTAAGAAATCACTCGCTATGTTTACCTTCCTGCCGCTAGCTGAGGTCGACAGACTAGGAGTGCTAACAGGGCGCGAGCTAAACGTCGCCAAGGAAGTGCTAGCTCTCGAGGTGACGCGCCTAGTGCACGGTGAGGCTGCTGCCTTAGAAGCTGAGAAAGCCGCGCGGGCACTGTTTAGTGGCGGTGAAAACGCCGGAGGTATACCTACGGTGCTACTCGCTCGCTCCCTTCTCGTCCCGAGCCTTGCCGTAGTCGACCTCTTGGTCCTAAGCGGCATCATGTCCAGCAAAGGCGAAGTCAAGCGCCTTATCCAAGGGGGCGGCCTCTACATTAACGAAGTACGGGTCGACTCGCCAGACCAAACCGTCGGCCTAGAGGATTTGCGCGACGGTGTAATCGTTGTACGCCGCGGGAAGAAGCAGTTTACGCATATAAAGATTGAATAG
- a CDS encoding PTS ascorbate transporter subunit IIC codes for MSEKEAGKKQLLLRLSPALWKELAAWAEDDFRSINGQIEYLLHECVRKRKEGRPKG; via the coding sequence ATGAGTGAGAAGGAAGCCGGTAAGAAACAGCTGCTGCTCCGTCTGTCGCCCGCGCTGTGGAAAGAGCTAGCAGCTTGGGCGGAAGATGACTTTCGCTCTATTAACGGCCAAATCGAGTACCTGCTACACGAGTGTGTACGCAAAAGAAAAGAGGGCCGCCCGAAAGGCTAG
- a CDS encoding ABC transporter ATP-binding protein produces MLTITGVSKSYSGVGVKAVDKLDLEVRPGEIFGFLGPNGAGKTTTIKMVVGLLRQDAGQIVVNSHDTRREPLAAKASIGYVPDNPDLYEKLRAIEYINFVADVYGVETSVRQRRLLKLARMFEIHDAMSDLIGSFSHGMKQKLALTAALIHEPPLLILDEPMVGLDPRSAHLFKELMNEHCSQGKTVFFSTHILDVAERLCHRVGILRQGSLIACGTMEDLRRSATAQSSLESIFLGLTEK; encoded by the coding sequence GTGCTGACAATTACAGGCGTGTCCAAGTCTTATAGCGGCGTTGGTGTAAAAGCAGTCGACAAACTAGACCTAGAAGTGAGGCCGGGTGAAATCTTTGGGTTTCTCGGGCCTAACGGGGCAGGCAAAACTACCACCATTAAGATGGTGGTTGGGCTCCTTAGACAGGACGCAGGACAAATTGTAGTTAACAGCCACGACACACGGCGCGAACCGCTTGCGGCTAAAGCTAGCATCGGCTATGTCCCCGATAACCCCGACCTCTACGAAAAGCTGCGGGCTATCGAGTACATTAACTTTGTCGCCGATGTCTACGGTGTGGAGACTTCGGTAAGACAACGGCGCCTGCTTAAGCTCGCGCGAATGTTTGAGATTCACGACGCCATGAGCGACCTTATCGGCTCTTTCTCGCACGGCATGAAGCAAAAGCTTGCCTTAACAGCTGCCCTGATTCATGAACCTCCCCTGCTTATTCTAGATGAACCCATGGTCGGGCTTGACCCGCGCTCTGCCCACCTGTTTAAGGAACTGATGAATGAGCACTGCAGCCAGGGGAAGACCGTGTTCTTCTCTACCCACATTCTTGACGTCGCAGAGCGGCTGTGCCACCGTGTGGGGATCCTCCGACAAGGGAGCCTCATCGCCTGCGGTACGATGGAAGACTTGCGCCGCTCCGCCACTGCGCAGTCTAGCCTGGAGAGCATCTTCTTGGGGCTGACCGAAAAATGA
- a CDS encoding class I SAM-dependent methyltransferase has product MNKASRVGLFDDWADTYDASVQEVDFPFDGYELVLDEVARLAAVQPGMRILELGIGTGNLTKRLVNSGCEIWGVDFSAEMLALAQVNLPQVIPVQADVLGDWPSELNRRYDRIVSAYVFHEFDTPAKIALLERLREQYLTPDGYIVIGDISFATVEDHSLAHRLCDHEWDEDEYYWVAEEATEACLQTGLTAEYRQVSQFGGVYVIGALGA; this is encoded by the coding sequence GTGAATAAAGCTAGTAGGGTTGGTCTTTTCGACGATTGGGCGGATACATATGATGCTTCGGTGCAAGAGGTTGATTTCCCATTTGATGGTTATGAGCTAGTGCTAGATGAGGTTGCTCGGCTAGCTGCCGTTCAGCCAGGCATGCGCATCTTGGAGTTGGGCATAGGCACAGGCAACTTAACCAAGCGGCTGGTGAACTCGGGATGTGAAATTTGGGGCGTGGACTTTTCCGCAGAAATGCTTGCTCTAGCACAAGTCAATCTACCTCAAGTTATTCCAGTTCAGGCTGATGTTCTGGGAGATTGGCCTAGTGAGTTGAATAGGCGCTATGACAGGATTGTATCAGCATATGTGTTCCACGAGTTTGATACGCCCGCCAAGATAGCCTTACTGGAGCGGCTAAGGGAACAATATCTCACTCCAGACGGATACATAGTCATTGGTGATATTTCGTTCGCGACGGTAGAGGATCATAGCCTGGCGCATCGGCTGTGTGATCATGAATGGGATGAAGATGAGTATTACTGGGTAGCCGAGGAAGCAACAGAAGCCTGTCTTCAGACAGGATTAACTGCTGAATATAGGCAAGTGTCCCAATTTGGCGGGGTCTATGTAATTGGTGCACTAGGGGCCTAG
- a CDS encoding GNAT family N-acetyltransferase: MIRLAEMSDIPSIQMVARVAWEHTYREIMRPKTRSMFLDEFYNYEALSKALVVRPGGVWVAAEDELVLGFVQVVPMLDGTGLEIARLYVLPNYQRQGLGKLLLSAALSSYPNTKWWALVERDDDKAVQFYRQQGFRKQRDLTLNLFGEELGFVEYSLSCEL, translated from the coding sequence GTGATTAGACTAGCCGAGATGTCGGATATTCCTAGCATTCAAATGGTGGCGCGGGTGGCGTGGGAACACACCTACCGCGAGATTATGCGCCCCAAAACGCGCAGCATGTTCCTTGATGAATTCTATAACTACGAAGCGCTAAGCAAGGCCTTGGTCGTACGGCCGGGCGGGGTATGGGTTGCCGCAGAGGACGAGCTGGTGTTAGGCTTTGTGCAGGTAGTGCCCATGCTAGACGGCACGGGATTAGAGATAGCCAGGCTTTATGTATTGCCCAACTACCAGAGACAGGGGTTAGGCAAGCTCCTGCTGTCGGCGGCGCTAAGCAGTTACCCAAACACGAAGTGGTGGGCGCTCGTCGAACGCGACGATGATAAAGCGGTGCAGTTTTACCGCCAGCAAGGGTTTCGCAAACAGCGCGACCTTACCTTAAACCTCTTTGGCGAGGAGCTAGGCTTTGTCGAATATAGTTTGAGCTGTGAGCTGTGA
- a CDS encoding ABC transporter permease subunit, whose product MIPALFQKTLKQNWVLLLIFFGVLVMYMSSMLAMYDPANMEGLMLMIEAFPEALSAAMGFDAIPLDLTGYLASWLYGMLMIGFPLVYSIILGNRLVAAMVDSGSFAFLLSTPHSRRKLIITQGVYAVSSMLILFTAVFVVGMLSAQALFPGELDIAGFLRLNVTTMLVNTVVLMISFFFSCVFNESRLALAFGSGVPITFLLMKMLSESAPGLGFLARASIFGFYDPLKVAAGEPVLVTNVIYIGLVAALFAAGTAVFCRKRLPL is encoded by the coding sequence ATGATACCCGCCCTGTTCCAGAAGACGCTAAAGCAAAACTGGGTGCTGCTCCTTATCTTCTTCGGCGTTTTGGTCATGTACATGAGTTCCATGTTGGCGATGTACGACCCTGCCAATATGGAGGGGCTAATGCTTATGATCGAAGCATTCCCAGAAGCATTGAGTGCCGCCATGGGCTTTGACGCCATACCGCTAGATCTGACGGGATACCTCGCTAGCTGGCTCTACGGCATGCTGATGATTGGCTTCCCACTTGTTTACAGCATAATCCTCGGCAATCGCTTGGTAGCCGCAATGGTGGACAGTGGGTCCTTTGCCTTCCTGTTATCTACCCCACATTCGCGTCGCAAGCTCATTATTACGCAAGGCGTGTACGCCGTCTCGTCCATGCTCATTCTGTTTACCGCCGTCTTTGTGGTCGGCATGCTCAGCGCACAGGCGCTTTTCCCGGGCGAACTTGACATAGCAGGGTTCCTCAGGCTTAACGTCACTACTATGCTCGTCAACACCGTCGTGTTGATGATTTCGTTCTTCTTCTCGTGTGTCTTTAATGAGTCGCGGCTGGCACTCGCCTTTGGCTCAGGCGTTCCGATTACCTTCCTGTTAATGAAAATGCTAAGCGAATCTGCCCCTGGCCTAGGATTCTTGGCTAGAGCTTCAATCTTCGGCTTTTACGATCCTTTAAAAGTTGCAGCAGGAGAACCGGTGTTAGTCACTAATGTTATCTATATCGGCCTTGTTGCCGCGTTGTTTGCTGCCGGAACGGCTGTATTTTGCAGGAAAAGGCTGCCTTTGTAG
- a CDS encoding alkaline phosphatase gives MKANKTVSRILIAVVGLILLATTPLLASPPAPQTISMSLDGRNFALATPLVRLGDSVMVPFRLVSEALGFSLQWIDSTNTAVAERAGQSIRVRLDDATAFVNGRALALDAAPQIVGGRLAVPLQLFGAQLGVRVSYNSETRHVAIFTDNGPRNVIFIHPDGTSPTFFAAARMLHYGPDGETHWDRLPATAVYKGHMLDNLTGTSNSGAVTHAYGIKAWDGSFGMDQQNVQLTARSGQPHTILEEAKLAGFSVGMINTGTITEPGSAVWGASVPNRNDHLGIAHQLIVRPEGQAIDVIFGGGEVWFLPNTVVGRHGVRGRRTDGVNLIDEAIARGYRVIYTRQELLNLPADTTRVLGLFAAHDTYNDNNEEANPRYTYTEEQLRAENLPDFDPNAPTFAQMMDVAIRLLSRNQTKGFYLVAEEEGTDNLANFSLNARGTIEATKRADDGIGVALAFARTQLNTLIITAADSEASGFSIMGNPPVDAAGNVLATQVLRDRAGQVYYTEFLDGRDGTGTPPFLSAPDRNGRRWPFAVTWSMRADHSGSIVARAFGLHSDMLSGTIDNTDIYRIKYRVLFNRLLP, from the coding sequence GTGAAAGCCAACAAGACTGTCAGTCGCATCTTAATTGCCGTTGTGGGCCTTATTCTGCTCGCGACAACTCCACTCCTGGCCTCTCCCCCCGCGCCACAGACTATTAGCATGTCGTTAGATGGACGCAATTTTGCCCTTGCGACACCACTCGTCAGGCTGGGCGACTCGGTTATGGTGCCCTTCCGCCTAGTCAGTGAAGCACTTGGGTTTAGCCTGCAATGGATTGACAGCACCAATACAGCAGTGGCCGAGCGCGCCGGTCAAAGCATTAGGGTACGGCTCGACGACGCGACTGCCTTCGTTAACGGACGGGCATTAGCGCTCGATGCGGCACCGCAAATTGTGGGCGGTCGCCTTGCCGTGCCTCTGCAGCTCTTTGGGGCCCAGCTTGGCGTGCGTGTAAGCTACAACAGCGAGACGAGGCATGTGGCGATTTTCACCGACAATGGCCCGCGCAACGTCATCTTTATTCATCCCGACGGCACGTCACCTACGTTCTTTGCCGCGGCGAGAATGCTCCATTATGGCCCCGACGGCGAAACCCACTGGGATAGGCTGCCGGCTACTGCCGTGTACAAGGGACATATGCTAGATAACTTAACGGGTACTTCAAACTCAGGTGCGGTAACGCATGCTTACGGCATTAAAGCCTGGGACGGCTCGTTTGGCATGGATCAACAGAACGTGCAACTCACAGCCCGCTCGGGCCAACCCCACACCATCCTCGAAGAAGCAAAGCTAGCTGGCTTCTCCGTGGGCATGATTAATACCGGCACAATCACGGAGCCCGGTTCCGCCGTGTGGGGCGCAAGTGTGCCTAACCGCAACGACCACCTCGGCATCGCGCATCAGTTAATCGTACGTCCCGAGGGCCAGGCCATTGACGTTATCTTTGGCGGCGGCGAAGTGTGGTTCTTACCTAATACCGTTGTAGGACGCCACGGCGTACGCGGTCGCAGGACAGATGGAGTCAACCTGATTGACGAAGCAATTGCGCGCGGCTACCGTGTTATCTACACGCGTCAAGAGCTGCTTAACCTCCCGGCTGACACGACACGCGTACTTGGGTTGTTTGCCGCGCATGACACCTACAATGACAACAACGAAGAGGCCAACCCGCGCTATACATACACAGAAGAGCAGTTGCGCGCCGAGAACCTCCCAGACTTTGACCCGAACGCTCCCACCTTCGCGCAGATGATGGACGTGGCCATAAGGCTGCTTTCCCGCAACCAGACCAAGGGCTTCTACTTGGTAGCCGAAGAAGAAGGCACAGATAACCTAGCTAACTTCTCACTTAACGCGCGCGGCACCATCGAGGCGACGAAGCGAGCAGACGATGGCATCGGCGTAGCGCTAGCTTTTGCCAGAACCCAGCTTAACACGCTCATTATCACGGCTGCTGACAGCGAGGCCAGCGGCTTTAGCATTATGGGTAATCCCCCCGTCGATGCCGCCGGCAACGTATTGGCCACGCAGGTGCTACGTGACCGCGCCGGACAAGTCTATTACACCGAGTTCCTCGATGGACGCGACGGCACCGGCACGCCGCCTTTCCTCTCCGCACCGGATCGCAACGGCCGCCGTTGGCCCTTTGCCGTAACTTGGTCTATGCGTGCCGACCACTCCGGCAGCATTGTAGCGCGCGCGTTTGGCCTGCACTCGGATATGCTTAGCGGCACTATCGATAATACCGATATTTACCGTATTAAGTACCGCGTGTTGTTTAACCGCCTACTACCATAA
- a CDS encoding putative toxin-antitoxin system toxin component, PIN family yields MKVLTDTNILVSALLWPHSKPATALLHAARYHELVLCDRNISELRTVLARKAPHILADVDVFLAELSYELVPAPENPQKLIRHPKDQPILDAAIVGEVDIIISGDRHFLELSMERPCVMTAAQYLTMVSTENG; encoded by the coding sequence ATGAAAGTTCTTACTGACACAAATATTCTTGTTTCAGCATTGCTGTGGCCCCACTCGAAGCCGGCCACTGCCTTGCTTCACGCTGCACGTTATCACGAGCTAGTGCTATGCGACCGCAATATCTCTGAGCTCCGCACAGTCCTAGCGCGTAAAGCGCCACACATATTGGCAGATGTAGACGTCTTCCTGGCTGAGCTTTCCTATGAATTGGTGCCTGCTCCAGAAAACCCACAAAAGCTGATAAGGCATCCTAAAGACCAGCCGATTTTAGATGCGGCTATAGTTGGGGAGGTCGACATCATCATTAGCGGAGATAGGCATTTTTTGGAGCTGAGTATGGAGCGTCCGTGCGTCATGACTGCCGCACAATACTTGACAATGGTGTCCACCGAAAACGGATAA
- a CDS encoding AI-2E family transporter has translation MFGSRAFRAAVWILLVFLIILVGSEISFIFTPLVLVARALFWPIILAGLLYYWFCPVVDWLTSRKLSRTVAILFVYVLVATLLGLLATSLIPLLREQLASLIGNAPLLAESLRVRLLALEEHEWIARLFAYGEVTLEDLVEEVTAVVNDALLSIGRQITPLIELTTSVVTTLLLIPFLLFYMLLDGHRLPDALVSWLPRRHRNEAKSVLYGMDKALSTYIQGQALVSLSVGVLALIGYMLIGLDYPLILSIITTVTNVVPFVGPIIGTLPALVVGIIHSPGMAWRALLVMIVVQQLEGLLISPRIMGRRFASHPVIIILVILAAGKLAGVLGILLAIPAYAVLRVVLSHSYMLVRLFREPVKPS, from the coding sequence GTGTTTGGGTCACGCGCCTTCCGCGCTGCCGTGTGGATACTGCTGGTATTTCTCATTATCTTGGTGGGGAGCGAAATTTCCTTTATCTTTACGCCGCTCGTGCTGGTAGCAAGAGCTCTTTTTTGGCCTATTATCTTAGCCGGGTTGCTCTACTACTGGTTTTGTCCCGTGGTGGACTGGCTGACCTCGCGCAAGCTCTCGCGCACCGTGGCCATTCTCTTCGTCTATGTCCTAGTCGCCACCCTGCTCGGTTTATTAGCCACCTCACTTATTCCGCTACTACGCGAACAGCTGGCCAGTCTCATCGGCAACGCGCCGCTGCTGGCTGAATCGCTGCGCGTGCGCCTCCTGGCCCTTGAGGAGCACGAGTGGATTGCCCGCCTGTTTGCTTATGGCGAGGTCACGCTAGAAGACTTAGTCGAAGAAGTGACTGCTGTAGTCAACGACGCGCTCCTTTCCATCGGCAGGCAGATTACGCCGCTCATTGAACTTACCACCAGCGTTGTCACTACACTCTTGCTTATCCCTTTTCTCTTGTTTTATATGCTCCTCGACGGTCACCGCCTACCCGATGCGCTGGTGAGCTGGCTGCCGCGCCGTCACCGCAACGAGGCAAAATCCGTGCTTTACGGCATGGATAAAGCGCTCAGCACCTACATCCAAGGCCAGGCCTTAGTGAGTCTAAGTGTAGGGGTGCTGGCGCTTATCGGCTACATGCTTATTGGGCTGGATTATCCGCTTATCCTCTCCATTATAACTACCGTCACTAACGTCGTGCCTTTTGTCGGTCCCATTATAGGCACCTTGCCGGCGCTGGTTGTAGGCATCATTCACTCACCCGGCATGGCCTGGCGAGCCCTACTGGTGATGATCGTCGTGCAACAACTAGAAGGGCTGCTCATTTCGCCGCGCATTATGGGCAGGCGGTTCGCGAGCCACCCCGTTATCATCATCCTGGTAATCCTCGCGGCCGGAAAGCTCGCCGGGGTGCTCGGCATTTTGCTCGCCATCCCCGCTTACGCTGTGCTGCGCGTAGTTCTAAGTCACTCCTACATGCTCGTGCGTCTGTTCCGCGAGCCGGTGAAGCCGAGCTAG
- a CDS encoding AbrB/MazE/SpoVT family DNA-binding domain-containing protein, producing MEGTLVNLAKVSANGQITVPIEIRRKLMLKEGDKVLFIQRENGEIVINNASATAILRAQKAFEGVAESMGVEDENDVQNLINEVRYGNTPRQ from the coding sequence ATGGAGGGGACATTGGTGAATCTCGCGAAGGTGTCCGCAAACGGGCAGATTACTGTGCCTATCGAAATACGCCGTAAACTCATGTTGAAGGAAGGGGACAAAGTGCTCTTTATTCAGCGCGAAAACGGCGAAATCGTCATCAACAATGCTTCGGCCACGGCGATTTTGCGTGCCCAAAAGGCCTTTGAAGGTGTGGCAGAGTCAATGGGCGTAGAAGATGAAAATGACGTACAGAACCTTATCAACGAGGTCCGCTATGGGAATACTCCTCGTCAATGA
- a CDS encoding SPFH domain-containing protein codes for MSKPKELVRLAPQTEVLPSSLPGMPVLILNIAFMLVAVTMVVYAAIWFEAGINRTPAIVFLVMGLFYLLVKGPIIFIGLKIVRPNEALVLTLFGKYHGTLKHEGFYFVNPFVSAVNPTAGVALTTGVVAGKMEKGVVSPFQNRAISLKAITLNNDKQKINDKLGNPIIIGVMVVWKVVNTAKAVFNVENYQEYLSIQCDAALRNIVRNYPYDLPNEDSEMSLRGSSQEVAEKLRLELQDKVEVAGLEVLETRITHLSYAPEVAAAMLQRQQAAALIDARQLIVQGAVDIVEMALAKLNENDMIRLDEERKAAMVSNLLVVLCGNRDVQPVVNSGSLY; via the coding sequence ATGTCTAAGCCTAAGGAGCTAGTCCGCCTGGCTCCCCAAACGGAAGTCTTGCCGTCGTCCTTGCCCGGCATGCCTGTACTTATACTCAACATCGCCTTTATGCTCGTCGCCGTGACAATGGTGGTGTATGCGGCAATCTGGTTCGAAGCCGGCATAAACCGCACCCCGGCTATCGTCTTCCTGGTAATGGGTTTGTTTTACTTGCTCGTCAAGGGACCAATTATCTTCATCGGCTTGAAAATCGTTCGCCCCAATGAAGCCTTGGTCTTGACCCTCTTTGGCAAGTACCACGGCACGCTCAAGCACGAAGGATTCTATTTCGTAAATCCCTTCGTCTCGGCCGTCAATCCTACGGCAGGGGTTGCACTTACCACCGGAGTCGTAGCGGGCAAAATGGAAAAGGGCGTAGTCTCACCTTTTCAGAACAGAGCCATCTCGCTTAAAGCGATTACGCTAAACAACGACAAGCAGAAGATAAATGACAAGCTAGGCAACCCCATTATCATTGGTGTAATGGTGGTTTGGAAAGTCGTTAACACCGCTAAGGCCGTCTTTAATGTAGAGAACTACCAAGAATATCTTTCCATTCAGTGTGACGCGGCACTGCGCAATATCGTGCGCAACTACCCTTACGACCTACCGAATGAAGACAGCGAGATGTCGCTGCGCGGCAGCAGCCAAGAGGTGGCGGAAAAGCTGCGCCTAGAACTACAAGACAAGGTTGAAGTAGCCGGTCTCGAGGTGCTTGAAACTCGCATTACGCATCTCTCCTACGCGCCGGAAGTTGCCGCCGCCATGCTGCAAAGGCAGCAAGCCGCAGCCCTTATCGACGCCCGCCAACTTATTGTGCAAGGCGCGGTAGACATTGTGGAGATGGCCCTAGCCAAACTCAATGAAAACGACATGATTAGGCTCGATGAAGAGCGCAAGGCTGCCATGGTCAGCAATCTGTTGGTAGTTCTGTGTGGCAATCGGGATGTGCAGCCCGTAGTTAACAGCGGATCTCTTTACTAG
- a CDS encoding RluA family pseudouridine synthase yields MTATHTYVHRVTQGGASIGSILRSELAMSRQVLIRLKRSGEVLLNDEPAYLKALARVGDVLTVTLREEKTPTVDAEDIPLDIAFEDDYLTVVNKPPGLVVHPTKGYMTGTLAHALAFHWQVQGLPQVFRPVHRLDRDTSGLVVIAKNPHVQAVLTNQQQSGEWEKHYLAVVKGELASSAGRIDAPIARVGNGSRARVVAAEGRAALTLWQRLEVLSGASLVRAQLVTGRTHQIRVHFAHIGHPLIGDDVYGEPSPLIARQALHASEIAFTHPITRQRMSLTAPLPRDVVELLEKLGAARV; encoded by the coding sequence ATGACGGCCACACATACCTACGTTCACCGCGTGACGCAGGGCGGCGCAAGCATCGGCAGCATACTGAGAAGTGAGCTCGCCATGTCGCGGCAAGTGCTAATCCGGCTTAAGCGCAGCGGCGAAGTGCTGCTAAACGATGAGCCCGCTTACCTCAAGGCCTTGGCTCGAGTCGGCGACGTTTTGACGGTCACGTTGCGCGAAGAAAAAACGCCTACCGTTGACGCCGAGGACATACCATTAGATATAGCCTTCGAAGACGACTACCTGACGGTCGTCAACAAACCGCCCGGGCTGGTAGTGCACCCAACCAAAGGGTACATGACGGGTACACTGGCCCATGCGCTGGCCTTTCACTGGCAGGTGCAGGGACTGCCACAGGTCTTTCGCCCCGTCCACCGCTTAGACAGGGATACATCAGGGCTCGTAGTCATTGCCAAGAACCCGCATGTGCAGGCTGTGCTGACGAATCAGCAGCAGAGCGGCGAGTGGGAGAAGCATTACCTTGCGGTCGTCAAAGGTGAGCTCGCCTCGTCTGCCGGGAGAATTGACGCGCCCATTGCGCGTGTCGGTAACGGCAGCCGCGCACGCGTGGTCGCCGCGGAGGGTCGCGCTGCGCTTACCCTCTGGCAAAGGCTAGAGGTCTTGTCGGGTGCTAGTCTGGTTAGAGCGCAACTAGTCACAGGTCGCACACATCAGATTCGCGTGCATTTCGCCCACATCGGTCACCCCTTGATCGGCGACGATGTCTACGGCGAACCGTCGCCTTTGATCGCTCGTCAAGCCTTGCACGCCAGCGAAATCGCGTTCACTCACCCCATAACGCGTCAGCGCATGAGCTTGACGGCGCCGCTGCCTAGGGACGTGGTCGAACTGCTGGAGAAGTTGGGGGCTGCCCGAGTGTGA
- a CDS encoding ABC transporter ATP-binding protein, with the protein MIAVSGMTLTYPSGKGVFDLSFAVPKGVVTGYLGPNGAGKTTTIRALLGFMRPNSGSCSILGLDCQRSAPAIQKKLGYIPGEIAFPVGMDGDEFLSFMNDMRGSRDLGLQAKLLDMFELSPKGRIRKFSKGTKQKLAIVAAFMHDPEVLILDEPTSGLDPLMQNRFVELVLSEKARGKTILMSSHNFEEVEKTCDSVLIIKNGRIIRQASVEQLRSTQRRVFSLATSDNAALSERLGREGYGLRRESDGTLTVFVAGGRIDNFLKTASQFTVLGFSEKHQSLEDIFIEYYGKEAK; encoded by the coding sequence ATGATCGCTGTTTCGGGGATGACTCTCACCTACCCTAGCGGCAAGGGGGTATTTGACCTTAGTTTCGCCGTGCCCAAGGGAGTAGTTACCGGTTACCTAGGGCCGAACGGAGCCGGCAAAACCACTACTATCCGCGCGCTGCTCGGTTTTATGCGGCCAAACAGCGGCAGTTGCTCCATCTTAGGCCTTGACTGCCAGCGAAGTGCTCCCGCCATACAAAAGAAACTCGGCTATATCCCGGGCGAAATCGCTTTTCCTGTGGGGATGGATGGCGACGAGTTCCTTTCCTTTATGAACGATATGCGCGGAAGCAGAGACTTGGGGCTACAAGCCAAGTTGCTAGACATGTTCGAGCTTTCGCCAAAGGGCAGAATCCGCAAATTCTCTAAGGGTACTAAGCAAAAGCTCGCGATAGTAGCTGCCTTTATGCATGACCCAGAGGTGCTTATTCTGGACGAACCCACTAGCGGCCTCGACCCGCTGATGCAAAACCGCTTTGTCGAGCTCGTACTTAGCGAAAAAGCTAGAGGCAAGACCATACTTATGTCTAGCCATAACTTTGAGGAGGTTGAGAAGACCTGCGACAGCGTACTTATTATTAAAAACGGGAGAATCATTAGACAAGCTAGCGTGGAGCAGCTGCGCAGCACGCAGCGGCGGGTGTTTTCTCTTGCTACGAGCGACAACGCTGCGCTCTCGGAAAGGCTTGGCCGCGAGGGATACGGCTTGCGGAGGGAATCCGACGGCACGCTCACTGTCTTTGTCGCCGGCGGGCGCATAGATAATTTCCTAAAGACTGCGTCCCAGTTCACTGTGCTCGGTTTTAGCGAAAAACACCAGTCGCTTGAAGATATCTTTATCGAGTACTATGGCAAGGAGGCGAAGTAG